Proteins co-encoded in one Opitutus terrae PB90-1 genomic window:
- a CDS encoding carbonic anhydrase has product MRLFEAILAANQRWLNGERGARVPAEVTSALPIAALTCIDARLNHLLPDVLGVPEEQFIWLRNAGAIITGPLSSTMRSLALACAVKGAREIAIIGHTDCLVGHTTTLQLLDRLAALGVDRSRLPPNLVEYFGLFATERQNVLRGVECVRASPLIGPKIVVHGLLLDVKTGGLEWVANGYTAPEPTVAGTAGELFARADQTLETLGQIGNFATSELKLPETRIGEFVSTARDWLHQAEHVAAALAPAAPEPAAPPPPPAAIPPPYLHDAGTSFSELVRKRLRQRKTESNRQH; this is encoded by the coding sequence ATGCGCCTCTTCGAAGCGATCCTCGCCGCCAATCAACGCTGGCTCAACGGTGAGCGCGGCGCGCGGGTGCCGGCTGAAGTGACGTCGGCCCTGCCGATCGCGGCGCTCACCTGCATCGACGCGCGACTCAACCACCTTTTGCCCGACGTGCTCGGCGTGCCCGAAGAGCAGTTCATCTGGCTGCGCAACGCCGGCGCGATCATCACCGGTCCCCTCAGCAGCACGATGCGCTCGCTCGCGCTTGCCTGCGCCGTCAAGGGGGCCAGGGAGATCGCGATCATCGGCCACACCGACTGCCTCGTCGGCCACACCACCACCCTGCAGTTACTCGACCGGCTCGCGGCACTCGGCGTCGATCGCAGCCGCCTCCCGCCCAACCTGGTGGAGTATTTCGGTCTCTTCGCCACCGAGCGCCAGAACGTGCTGCGCGGCGTCGAATGCGTACGCGCCAGTCCGCTCATCGGCCCGAAGATCGTGGTGCACGGACTGCTGCTCGACGTAAAAACGGGCGGGCTCGAATGGGTGGCCAACGGCTACACCGCACCCGAACCCACCGTGGCGGGCACGGCCGGCGAGCTGTTCGCGCGCGCGGACCAGACGCTCGAAACCCTCGGGCAGATCGGCAACTTCGCCACGTCCGAACTGAAGCTGCCCGAAACCAGGATCGGCGAATTCGTCTCGACCGCGCGAGACTGGCTGCACCAGGCCGAACACGTCGCCGCCGCGCTCGCGCCTGCCGCACCAGAGCCGGCTGCTCCTCCGCCGCCGCCCGCGGCCATCCCTCCGCCCTATCTCCACGACGCGGGCACGAGTTTCTCCGAGTTGGTCCGCAAACGCCTGCGGCAGCGCAAGACCGAGTCCAACCGGCAGCACTGA